The Sulfurimonas hydrogeniphila genome includes a window with the following:
- a CDS encoding CHAD domain-containing protein, whose amino-acid sequence MDVSIESAFKNFLEIDFKKIKKYKKAVLAKKETEPLHQMRVSLRRMRSVLFTFQPVIPKKITKKIDIKIATVASYCNRARDIDVYMETYLKKETLSSTESLLYKIVVHYREKEYKKIQKYLKSHKYKKLIRELRRWIQTKKWRKKLKKKELSALEKNIIPFAENFLKSYTNEIILYGSATGSVLEDEQAHKLRIKLKKLRYATELFSAYLQNKDTFRNTLKELQDILGKLHDIYVTKELHKVFLQSQKNKKLFTFTKQLEAENTKRKKKLKEAFFLKWKEFRKIAQQVD is encoded by the coding sequence ATGGATGTAAGTATTGAATCAGCATTTAAAAATTTTTTGGAAATTGATTTTAAAAAAATAAAAAAATACAAAAAAGCTGTGCTTGCAAAAAAAGAGACCGAACCCCTGCATCAAATGCGTGTCTCTTTGAGAAGGATGCGCTCTGTATTGTTTACTTTTCAACCCGTAATACCAAAAAAAATTACAAAAAAAATTGACATAAAAATTGCAACCGTGGCCTCTTATTGCAACAGAGCCCGTGATATTGATGTTTACATGGAAACATACTTGAAAAAAGAGACATTGTCTTCTACAGAATCGCTGCTTTATAAAATTGTTGTCCACTACAGAGAAAAAGAGTATAAAAAGATTCAAAAGTATTTAAAGTCTCACAAATATAAAAAGCTTATAAGAGAACTAAGAAGATGGATACAAACAAAAAAATGGCGAAAAAAGCTTAAAAAAAAGGAGTTGTCCGCCCTGGAAAAAAACATTATTCCTTTTGCCGAAAATTTTTTAAAAAGCTATACAAATGAAATAATTTTATACGGTTCCGCAACAGGGAGTGTCCTGGAAGATGAACAGGCACACAAATTACGAATTAAATTAAAAAAACTGCGATATGCCACAGAGCTGTTTTCCGCTTATCTGCAAAATAAAGATACTTTCAGAAACACACTCAAAGAACTACAGGATATTTTAGGAAAACTTCATGATATATATGTAACAAAAGAGTTGCACAAAGTTTTTCTGCAATCCCAAAAAAACAAAAAACTTTTTACCTTTACAAAACAACTTGAAGCAGAGAATACAAAGAGGAAAAAAAAGCTTAAAGAAGCTTTTTTTCTAAAGTGGAAAGAGTTTAGAAAGATTGCTCAACAAGTTGATTAA
- a CDS encoding thioredoxin domain-containing protein codes for MSNRLANEDSPYLQQHKDNPVDWWPWCEEAFVQAEAQNKAIFISIGYSSCHWCHVMEEKVFENKECADILNESFISIKVDREERPDIDKYYQEVYMLLNRRAGGWPTSIFCTPQNKPFFAATYIPPESNSGSIEGMGFKEITQLIARKVKEGDPKLFENANEIEGFLGQKEHPKEATVLKEEFYKNFLLQAKNNYDAQNGGFSDKPKFPRASTLDALLVVARLYNDADAKTMLTNTLKNMIKGGMYDLVDGGFCRYSVDEKWLVPHFEKMLYDNALLCGVYTKAYLLYEDKTYLHIAKETADFWYNFMSEDGLFYSASDADSEGGEGSYFVYTYDEVYTLLVQNGYENAKEMCETMHVTHHGNFEGKNIIRFEEEIPAWFSDVKPLLQKIRQKRDYPFTDKKVQTSWSGMMINALFLLGTVDSKYKEKAIKSLDKLLETLFIDEKLYHTTLIHKKPKVEAFLEDYAFLSQALLSAFKYTQNEMYLIHAQRFVNKALEEFYDKGLWNFSSGEFAVKAEITDTTYTSSVSIMIDVLQTLGTLLEDEKYTHFAFKTMEYNSYELGRKPIYYPSMLIQALRYVKGDRVIKTSEQNIYNYAYKLAKIKYPFTLLKRSETDDFMICGEKSCFANTQDVDKINQLVEQSF; via the coding sequence ATGTCAAACAGATTAGCAAACGAAGATTCTCCATACCTGCAGCAGCACAAAGACAATCCCGTAGACTGGTGGCCGTGGTGTGAGGAGGCTTTTGTTCAGGCTGAGGCCCAAAACAAAGCAATTTTCATCAGCATAGGCTACAGTTCCTGTCACTGGTGCCATGTAATGGAAGAAAAAGTATTTGAAAACAAAGAGTGTGCGGATATTTTAAATGAAAGTTTCATCTCTATAAAAGTAGACAGAGAAGAGCGTCCGGATATAGATAAATATTATCAGGAAGTATATATGCTTTTGAATCGTCGCGCCGGAGGATGGCCGACAAGTATCTTTTGTACACCACAGAACAAACCCTTTTTTGCCGCCACTTACATACCGCCTGAATCAAATTCTGGCAGCATAGAAGGCATGGGTTTTAAAGAGATTACACAACTTATAGCAAGAAAAGTAAAAGAGGGAGATCCCAAACTCTTTGAAAATGCCAATGAGATAGAAGGCTTTTTGGGTCAAAAAGAGCATCCAAAAGAAGCGACTGTGTTAAAAGAGGAGTTTTATAAAAATTTTCTGCTCCAAGCCAAAAACAATTATGACGCACAAAACGGCGGTTTTTCAGATAAACCGAAATTTCCACGTGCTTCCACTCTTGATGCCCTGCTTGTTGTTGCAAGACTCTACAATGATGCCGATGCAAAAACAATGCTGACCAATACACTCAAAAACATGATAAAAGGCGGTATGTATGACCTTGTAGACGGAGGCTTTTGCCGTTACAGTGTAGATGAAAAATGGCTTGTACCGCATTTTGAAAAGATGCTCTATGACAATGCCCTGCTCTGTGGTGTCTACACAAAAGCCTATTTGCTATATGAGGATAAAACATATTTGCATATTGCAAAAGAGACAGCAGACTTCTGGTACAACTTTATGAGTGAAGATGGACTTTTTTACAGTGCAAGTGATGCCGACAGTGAGGGGGGAGAGGGAAGCTACTTTGTTTATACCTATGATGAAGTTTATACGCTTCTTGTTCAAAATGGATATGAAAATGCAAAAGAGATGTGTGAAACGATGCATGTTACGCATCACGGAAATTTTGAAGGCAAAAATATCATTCGTTTCGAAGAAGAGATTCCTGCATGGTTCAGTGATGTAAAACCACTTCTGCAAAAAATTCGACAAAAAAGAGACTACCCTTTTACAGACAAAAAAGTACAGACATCATGGTCGGGTATGATGATAAATGCTTTATTTTTACTTGGAACTGTGGATAGCAAGTACAAAGAAAAAGCCATAAAAAGCCTTGATAAGCTTCTTGAAACACTCTTTATTGATGAAAAACTGTATCATACGACACTTATACACAAAAAGCCAAAAGTTGAAGCTTTTTTGGAAGATTATGCATTTCTCTCACAGGCACTTCTCAGCGCTTTTAAATACACACAAAATGAAATGTATCTTATACATGCCCAACGGTTTGTCAACAAAGCACTGGAAGAGTTTTACGACAAAGGACTATGGAACTTCAGTAGCGGCGAATTTGCTGTAAAAGCAGAAATTACGGATACAACATATACAAGTTCCGTCAGTATTATGATAGATGTTCTACAAACCCTCGGAACACTTCTTGAAGATGAAAAATATACCCATTTTGCCTTTAAAACAATGGAATACAACTCTTATGAACTCGGGCGTAAGCCAATTTACTACCCCTCTATGCTTATACAGGCTTTACGATATGTCAAAGGAGACAGAGTTATAAAAACAAGCGAACAAAACATTTACAACTACGCGTACAAACTGGCAAAAATAAAATATCCGTTCACACTGTTAAAAAGAAGTGAAACGGATGATTTCATGATATGCGGAGAGAAAAGCTGTTTTGCAAATACACAGGATGTGGATAAGATTAATCAACTTGTTGAGCAATCTTTCTAA
- a CDS encoding nucleoside 2-deoxyribosyltransferase encodes MKKIYIAGPDVFEPDSVAIGKNLVQLCQKYGYEGLYPLDNIVDFSQQKHKIAQDIFDANIAMIQEADIVIANLNPFRGKEPDSGTVFECGYAYGLKKEVYGYLSPACNYIDRFTEDERFAKEGSFYDLDARVIEDFDYPLNLMLSCSTKIIEGSFETVLKFLKGRE; translated from the coding sequence ATGAAAAAAATCTATATAGCCGGACCTGATGTTTTTGAGCCTGATTCTGTTGCAATTGGAAAAAATTTAGTGCAATTGTGCCAAAAATATGGATATGAAGGTCTCTACCCGCTTGACAACATTGTTGATTTTTCACAGCAAAAACATAAAATTGCACAGGATATATTTGATGCAAATATTGCAATGATACAAGAGGCTGACATAGTGATAGCCAACTTAAATCCTTTTCGCGGGAAAGAGCCTGACAGCGGAACTGTTTTTGAGTGCGGATATGCCTATGGACTCAAAAAAGAGGTATACGGATACTTAAGTCCTGCCTGTAATTATATTGACAGATTTACAGAAGATGAAAGATTTGCAAAAGAGGGATCTTTTTACGATTTGGATGCAAGAGTGATAGAAGATTTTGATTATCCGCTTAATCTAATGCTCTCCTGTTCTACAAAAATTATAGAAGGCAGTTTTGAAACAGTTTTAAAATTTTTAAAAGGCAGAGAATGA
- a CDS encoding ABC transporter substrate-binding protein — protein MRFFLLILFFLCGFTEADTNRGHAADALEKVSLQLHWKYQFEFAGFIAAKEKGFYRDAGLDVEIKEYRTGMDVVDEVLSQRANYGIYNSSILLEYLQGKPLILLASFFKRSALVLITQPSIHSPKDLIGKTVMSSLVDDFRLNFKPYLDGYGVKISDLKMVPQTYRVDEFAKGEVDAMTAFISDQPHKLDKLGVKYNILDPSNDNLFVLQEELFTSAAELKNHPYRVHAFKKASIKGWEYALSHRKEIAKIIHEKYAPQLDTETLEYEAETINKLILPFIYDIGSIDRNFLHKQMQLFKNDFHVGAGKTLDDFIVKPGINGLALTDEEQRYIELHKKIPLCVNYDFFPIDGFKDGRHIGIMADVFAMIGNKTGFEFIPVESHSEEELFQKLQEKKCKLLAVVATNNRYFTTVRPTKPFSSTHFTLLSRLDKSFVENPLFLKGKLLLVQKNSFKNYLNYLYPYLNIEVEENKNTMVKKVLDGRAYAIASIDEQADYFIDKYGYGKLKINGFLAKERLLHGSIGVQKDEPVLYSIMQKALKSLSKEKIEAIKNSWRLTRYHERVDYFLLWMVLGVVAIIFFIMIYYQRKLKNFNAALEQRVQQKTKELQETNEILKHKVQEKAKELIKKDEILTAQSKQAVMGEMISMIAHQWRQPLNTITLQISNLQLKYLMGQQISKEDIMQTLEDISDSVVYLSDTIEDFKTYFRPNKAPQETDMRGLLKKAIKFVEPRLKSNKIELQTECDSELHANVYANELIQVLLNLLNNAIEAYENKKTEDKIIKLTCKQSGPKIQIDVTDKAGGIRKEHLSKLFEPYFSTKGKNGTGLGLYMSKMIIEKQFGGSISVESSMFGTTFTIVIPKDVQK, from the coding sequence ATGAGATTTTTCCTATTGATACTCTTCTTTTTATGTGGTTTCACAGAAGCCGATACAAACCGAGGACATGCTGCAGATGCCTTGGAAAAAGTCTCTTTGCAACTCCACTGGAAATATCAGTTTGAGTTTGCGGGATTTATTGCTGCCAAAGAAAAGGGATTTTACCGTGATGCCGGTCTGGATGTGGAGATCAAAGAGTACAGGACGGGGATGGATGTCGTTGATGAGGTTCTCTCACAAAGAGCAAATTACGGTATTTACAACTCTTCTATTTTACTGGAGTATCTGCAGGGAAAACCCCTGATTCTGTTGGCGTCATTTTTTAAGCGTTCCGCACTTGTATTGATTACACAGCCTTCTATCCATTCTCCCAAAGATCTGATCGGCAAAACAGTGATGTCTTCGCTAGTTGATGATTTCAGGCTTAATTTTAAACCTTATTTGGATGGATACGGCGTAAAGATAAGTGATCTTAAAATGGTTCCGCAAACATACCGTGTGGATGAGTTTGCAAAAGGTGAAGTCGATGCTATGACTGCCTTTATTTCCGATCAGCCTCACAAACTTGACAAACTCGGTGTAAAATATAATATTCTGGATCCCTCAAATGATAATCTGTTTGTCTTGCAGGAGGAACTCTTTACCTCCGCTGCTGAACTGAAAAACCATCCCTACCGGGTGCATGCTTTTAAAAAAGCTTCCATAAAAGGCTGGGAATATGCTCTCTCGCACAGAAAAGAGATTGCCAAAATCATTCATGAAAAATATGCGCCACAGCTGGACACAGAGACATTGGAATATGAAGCAGAAACAATCAACAAACTGATATTGCCTTTTATATATGACATAGGTTCCATAGACAGAAACTTCCTGCATAAACAGATGCAGCTTTTTAAAAATGATTTTCATGTGGGTGCGGGAAAAACACTGGATGATTTTATTGTAAAGCCCGGGATAAACGGACTTGCATTGACAGATGAGGAACAAAGATATATAGAGCTGCATAAAAAAATACCTTTGTGTGTAAATTATGATTTTTTTCCGATTGACGGATTTAAAGACGGCAGACACATTGGTATTATGGCTGATGTGTTTGCAATGATTGGCAATAAAACAGGTTTTGAGTTTATTCCTGTAGAATCACACTCAGAAGAAGAGTTGTTCCAAAAACTGCAAGAAAAAAAGTGCAAACTACTTGCAGTCGTGGCAACGAATAACAGGTATTTTACTACTGTCAGACCGACAAAACCTTTCAGCAGTACCCATTTCACATTGTTAAGCAGGCTTGACAAATCCTTTGTTGAAAACCCTCTGTTTTTAAAAGGAAAGTTGTTGCTGGTGCAAAAAAACTCATTTAAAAATTATTTAAACTATCTGTATCCCTATTTAAATATTGAAGTGGAAGAGAATAAAAATACAATGGTGAAAAAAGTGCTCGACGGCAGAGCCTATGCTATTGCATCCATAGATGAACAGGCGGACTATTTTATTGACAAATATGGATACGGAAAGCTGAAGATCAATGGATTCCTGGCAAAAGAGAGGCTGCTGCATGGCAGTATCGGTGTGCAAAAGGATGAACCGGTTCTGTACTCAATTATGCAAAAAGCTTTGAAGAGTCTTTCCAAAGAGAAGATAGAAGCAATAAAAAACAGCTGGAGACTCACGCGGTATCATGAAAGGGTTGATTACTTTCTTTTATGGATGGTTTTAGGGGTTGTTGCAATCATTTTTTTTATTATGATTTACTATCAAAGAAAATTGAAAAACTTTAATGCGGCACTTGAACAAAGAGTGCAGCAAAAAACAAAAGAACTGCAGGAGACAAATGAAATTTTAAAACACAAAGTACAGGAAAAAGCAAAAGAACTGATAAAAAAAGATGAAATTCTGACTGCACAGTCAAAACAGGCTGTAATGGGAGAAATGATCAGTATGATTGCCCATCAGTGGCGCCAGCCTCTAAATACAATTACGCTTCAAATCTCAAATTTACAGTTAAAATATCTTATGGGACAACAAATTTCCAAAGAGGATATTATGCAGACTTTGGAAGATATCAGTGATTCTGTTGTGTATCTTTCAGATACGATTGAGGATTTCAAGACATATTTTCGCCCAAACAAAGCTCCTCAAGAGACTGACATGAGAGGATTGCTAAAAAAAGCAATAAAATTTGTTGAGCCAAGACTCAAGTCAAATAAAATTGAACTCCAAACAGAATGTGATTCTGAGTTGCATGCAAATGTATATGCAAATGAACTGATACAGGTTTTACTGAATCTGTTAAACAATGCCATTGAAGCATACGAAAATAAAAAAACAGAAGATAAGATTATAAAGCTTACATGTAAACAGAGCGGTCCGAAGATTCAGATTGATGTGACTGACAAAGCGGGAGGTATAAGAAAAGAACACTTGTCCAAATTGTTTGAACCCTATTTTTCTACCAAAGGCAAAAACGGAACAGGCCTTGGACTGTACATGTCAAAAATGATTATAGAAAAACAGTTTGGAGGGAGTATCAGTGTGGAAAGTTCAATGTTTGGTACAACTTTTACCATAGTCATACCAAAAGATGTACAAAAATAA
- a CDS encoding (2Fe-2S)-binding protein: MIDLDTEICVCNSLTLKDIADCIKENNFTTLQELLQNDICPMGDKCESCRDEGYHNDGLNLPMVLAMVKRKQI, translated from the coding sequence ATGATAGATTTAGATACTGAAATATGTGTATGCAATTCGCTGACTCTAAAAGATATAGCTGATTGTATAAAAGAGAATAATTTCACAACCCTCCAAGAACTCCTGCAAAACGACATATGCCCTATGGGTGACAAATGTGAATCATGCAGAGATGAAGGATACCATAACGACGGGCTCAACCTCCCGATGGTTTTGGCAATGGTAAAAAGAAAACAAATCTAA
- the dsbD gene encoding protein-disulfide reductase DsbD: MKLLNKIFLILTFSLGLLHASAFLMPDQAFKPYAKVNDTMQIETGVKIAKDIYLYVDKLKIELIDAKGLSIQSITKPAASEHQGDKVYIKSPNFIVTLKKDASLKGMQTIKLKISYQGCSEQGLCYEPSTKEFTLTVDTDKLSSTNDALGTKTEKKSETDSIADTIKSSSFFVILATFFGFGVLLSLTPCVFPMIPIISGVIISQGEGLTTKKAFALSLVYVLAMAVAYTIAGVLAGVFGANLQAALQNPWVVYSFAGIFVALAASMFGFYELKLPDALVTKVSTNTNRNGFIGVAIMGFLSALIVGPCVAAPLAGALVYIGQTGDALLGGAALFSMSIGMGVLLVLVGVSAGKFMPKPGPWMVMVNEIFGALMLGVAIWMLEKVLPSSVTTLMYAIVGIGFSVHFGAFDKDGHSFKRSLSLLLFLYSLALFMSVLAGAPSIKQPLGFLKSQAAGTVLPANEKKLTFTKVTSLDELNTLLEKNRGKKIMLDFAADWCTACKELEEVTFADPRVKEKLSEYVLIRADVTANGAKEKALSKAYGVFGPPVMIFFDKDLNVEKSKTIVGFIEPEAFLKHLQ, translated from the coding sequence ATGAAACTGTTGAATAAAATATTTTTAATTTTGACTTTTAGCCTCGGCTTGCTTCATGCAAGCGCTTTTTTAATGCCGGACCAGGCATTTAAACCTTATGCCAAAGTCAATGACACAATGCAGATAGAAACAGGTGTGAAAATTGCCAAAGATATTTATCTGTATGTTGATAAATTAAAAATTGAACTGATTGATGCAAAAGGTTTGTCCATACAAAGCATCACAAAGCCTGCTGCATCTGAGCACCAGGGCGACAAAGTTTATATCAAGTCACCGAATTTTATTGTTACATTGAAAAAAGATGCTTCCCTGAAAGGGATGCAAACAATAAAATTAAAAATCTCCTACCAGGGATGTTCGGAGCAGGGCTTGTGTTATGAACCAAGTACAAAAGAGTTTACACTCACAGTGGATACAGACAAACTCTCTTCAACAAACGATGCGTTAGGTACAAAAACAGAAAAAAAATCAGAGACTGACTCTATAGCAGATACAATAAAATCAAGCAGTTTTTTTGTTATTTTGGCAACTTTTTTCGGGTTTGGCGTGTTACTCTCTTTGACGCCTTGTGTATTTCCTATGATTCCTATAATTTCCGGTGTGATAATTTCTCAGGGTGAAGGACTTACGACAAAAAAAGCTTTTGCCCTCTCTTTGGTTTATGTACTTGCAATGGCTGTTGCCTATACAATTGCAGGTGTTTTAGCAGGAGTCTTTGGAGCTAATCTGCAAGCAGCATTGCAAAATCCCTGGGTTGTCTACTCTTTTGCAGGTATCTTTGTTGCTCTTGCTGCAAGTATGTTTGGTTTTTATGAATTGAAACTTCCTGATGCACTTGTAACCAAAGTAAGTACAAATACAAATCGTAACGGTTTTATAGGTGTAGCCATTATGGGATTTCTCTCAGCACTTATTGTCGGTCCCTGTGTTGCTGCTCCTTTGGCAGGTGCTTTGGTATACATAGGACAAACGGGTGATGCACTCTTAGGCGGGGCTGCACTTTTTAGTATGAGTATAGGAATGGGTGTTTTACTTGTTTTAGTCGGTGTAAGTGCCGGTAAGTTTATGCCTAAACCTGGTCCGTGGATGGTTATGGTCAATGAAATTTTTGGCGCATTAATGTTGGGTGTTGCTATTTGGATGCTTGAAAAAGTACTGCCGTCATCTGTTACTACTTTGATGTATGCAATTGTCGGAATAGGATTCAGTGTTCATTTTGGAGCCTTTGACAAAGACGGACACAGTTTCAAGCGGAGTCTGTCTTTGCTCTTGTTTCTCTACTCTTTGGCACTTTTCATGAGTGTTTTAGCAGGCGCACCAAGTATAAAACAGCCGCTTGGATTTTTAAAATCACAGGCAGCAGGTACAGTGCTTCCTGCAAATGAGAAAAAGTTGACATTTACAAAGGTAACCTCATTGGATGAGCTCAATACTTTGTTGGAAAAAAACAGAGGTAAAAAAATAATGCTTGATTTTGCAGCTGACTGGTGTACGGCATGTAAAGAACTTGAAGAGGTGACTTTTGCAGATCCGAGAGTAAAAGAAAAATTAAGTGAATATGTTCTGATTCGTGCTGACGTTACGGCAAACGGAGCAAAAGAAAAGGCACTCTCTAAGGCATATGGTGTTTTTGGTCCTCCTGTGATGATCTTTTTTGACAAAGATTTAAATGTAGAGAAATCCAAAACAATTGTAGGATTTATAGAACCGGAAGCGTTCTTAAAACATCTTCAGTAA
- a CDS encoding cache domain-containing protein, which translates to MLKKIVIFFGGIILITLLLSLYYKNEVKEEKIYHIMDQMRLTLDSQLKSHEMDDLKIALLLSKNEALVNALENDDEDLGYKILEDITQNIEKNTGMHIRAQVITKELNIFARSWDDIYAGMPIGDYRLDLQYFYTHTNPRTSVEIGRRLGIKATVPVYKNGNFLGFVEVISFFKSITDFFSSMGVDLYVLLDVKHTDTAVLMMQNLTIDNYVLANRNYNYAHIQTLNHIDFKELKLNGVVYADEKYIFYENMKDGSGTIIGAFVFVLPKRYLDYFRNPEDDISFLINVTRSGLYDVVKEEKYQNNIYKDYSAKSMVYLQDVIDKEERQLFFDEAYEKFDQYSKDELIQMMLNRKIVKKIDGKIK; encoded by the coding sequence TTGTTAAAAAAAATAGTAATCTTTTTTGGGGGTATTATACTGATCACATTGCTTCTGAGCTTATACTACAAAAATGAAGTCAAAGAAGAAAAAATTTACCATATTATGGATCAAATGCGGCTGACACTTGACTCACAGCTCAAATCTCATGAAATGGATGATCTGAAAATTGCGCTGCTCCTTTCAAAAAATGAAGCACTTGTCAATGCCCTGGAAAATGATGATGAAGATCTGGGCTATAAAATTTTAGAAGATATTACACAGAATATTGAAAAAAACACCGGTATGCATATACGTGCCCAGGTCATTACAAAAGAGCTGAATATCTTTGCAAGAAGCTGGGATGACATTTATGCCGGTATGCCGATAGGTGACTACAGACTGGATCTGCAATATTTCTATACGCATACAAACCCCCGTACCTCTGTAGAAATCGGACGCCGTCTGGGTATAAAGGCAACAGTGCCTGTATATAAAAACGGTAACTTTTTGGGCTTTGTGGAAGTCATCTCTTTTTTTAAATCTATAACAGACTTTTTTAGCTCCATGGGTGTTGATTTGTATGTGTTACTCGATGTAAAACACACAGATACTGCAGTTTTGATGATGCAAAACCTGACAATTGACAATTATGTTCTGGCAAACAGAAACTATAATTATGCACATATTCAAACCCTCAACCATATTGATTTTAAAGAACTGAAGCTTAACGGTGTTGTTTATGCAGATGAAAAATATATTTTTTATGAAAATATGAAAGACGGAAGTGGTACAATAATAGGAGCTTTTGTCTTTGTACTGCCAAAAAGATATTTGGATTATTTTAGAAATCCGGAAGATGATATCTCTTTTTTAATTAATGTTACAAGAAGCGGACTGTATGATGTTGTCAAAGAAGAAAAATATCAAAACAACATATATAAAGATTACAGTGCCAAATCGATGGTCTATCTGCAGGATGTAATAGACAAAGAAGAGAGACAGCTGTTTTTTGACGAAGCCTATGAAAAGTTTGACCAATACTCCAAAGACGAGTTGATTCAAATGATGCTTAATAGAAAAATTGTAAAAAAAATAGACGGGAAAATTAAATGA
- a CDS encoding response regulator transcription factor: MKILLLEDEYSLRISVEEFLSDLGYEVDGITDGLEAYDAVYDKSYDLLLLDVNVPSLNGFELLKKLRADEITTPAIFLTSMTDVDDLKEGYKRGCCDYIRKPFDLEELELRIDQAIASHLQNDGNSVELGCGLVYDLKKSKLTKDDEEIVLRKTEKDLLEVLIKHKNSIVSTEMFQDEVWGEYVEPATIRVQLNNLKKKLPQAVIQNRRGLGYIIER; the protein is encoded by the coding sequence ATGAAAATTTTACTTTTGGAAGATGAATACTCTTTGCGTATCAGCGTAGAAGAATTTTTGAGTGATCTTGGATATGAAGTAGACGGGATTACGGATGGACTTGAAGCATATGATGCTGTTTATGATAAAAGTTATGATCTGCTTCTTTTGGATGTAAATGTTCCCTCTTTGAACGGTTTTGAACTTTTAAAAAAACTGCGTGCAGATGAAATTACAACACCTGCCATATTTCTAACATCAATGACGGATGTTGATGATTTAAAAGAGGGTTACAAAAGAGGGTGCTGTGACTATATCCGCAAGCCGTTTGATCTCGAAGAGCTTGAACTGCGTATAGATCAGGCAATTGCAAGTCATTTGCAAAATGACGGTAACAGTGTAGAACTCGGTTGTGGTCTGGTGTATGATTTGAAAAAAAGCAAACTGACGAAAGATGATGAAGAGATTGTACTGAGAAAAACAGAAAAAGATTTGCTTGAAGTGCTTATCAAGCATAAAAACTCTATAGTTTCTACAGAAATGTTTCAAGATGAAGTATGGGGAGAGTATGTGGAACCGGCTACGATACGAGTTCAGCTCAACAATCTTAAAAAGAAACTTCCACAGGCAGTCATACAAAACAGACGCGGTTTAGGGTACATTATTGAAAGATAA